One Archangium violaceum genomic window, GCATGCCGCGGGCGCGCTCCGGCCACCTCGCCGTCCGGCTCTACTCGGGCAAGGTGTTGATCATCGGCGGAGGCCACGACGTGGTCGACATCCATGACCCGTACAGCGGCTACATCTGGACCCCGGGCGCCATCCTCCCGGGCGGGGCCTCGGCCGTCAGCGCGACGATGCTCTACTCGGGCGAGGTGCTGGTGACGACCGCGGGCGGACAGGCCTACCTGTATGATCCGTCCACGGACGCGTGGATGTCCGCGGGCGCGCTGTCGGCGCCGCTCCAGGGCCATGCCGCGACGATGCTGCACACGGGTGAGGTGCTGGTGACGGGCGGCTCCACCTCCAGCACCGCGGTCTCCACCGTGCAGCGCTACACGCGCTGAACGAGGACCGGCGGTCCGGAGCCGGACGAGGCTCAGGCGGTGGGATGCCGCTCCGGGGTGGGGAGCTGCTCCAGCAACCGCTCCCACTCGTCCGGCTTCCTCCGCCGCTACCATCCCAGGCGGGGGAGGGTGTTCGCGTCCTTTGACACCTTCTCTGGCTTTATGCTCGCGCGCGCACCACCCGGGGCGGTCCCCGCCTCCACTCCCCCCGTATCCCCCCGGCCCTCTCGGGCTGCCCCTGCTCGGCGGCGGTCCCCTCTCAGGCCGCGGGCTCGAGGACCACCGGCAGCGACTGGAGCCCGCGGAAGCCCACGTTGTCCACGAACTCCGGCAAGACCCCTGGAGCCACCTGCATTCGGGGGAAGCGGCGCAGCAGCGCGGCGAAGGTCTCCTGTGCCTCCACGCGTGCCAGCGCCGCGCCCACGCAGTAGTGCGGGCCCATGCCGAAGCCCTGGTGACGCAGCTGCTCGCGCCGCACGTCCAGCCGGTCCGGCTCCGGGAAGTGCGCCGGATCCCGGTTCGCCGCCGCTATCATCAGTATCACCCGATCCCCCTTGCGGAAGGTGTGGCCTCCGAACTCCAGGTCCACCGCCGCCACGCGGTTCGTGAACTGCACCGGCGAGTCGTAGCGCAGCAGTTCCTCCACCGCGTCCGGTAGCAGCTCCGGCGCGCCTCGCAGCAGCTCCCACTGGTCCGGGTGGCGCAGCAGCGCCAGCAGCCCGTTGCCAATCAGGTTCGTGGTCGTCTCATGACCCGCGAAGAGCACCAGGGTGCAGGTGGACAGCACCTCCTGCTCGCTCATCAGGTTGCCCTGCTCCTCCGCCTGCACCAGCGCGCTCAACAGGTCATTGCCCGGCTGGGTGCGCCGCCGGGCGAGGAGCGGCCGGAAGTAGTCCTCGAATTCGAGGATGGCTCCCAGCGCCCCCTCCACCTCCGCCAGCGTCGGACGGCCGGTGCCGATGAGGCTCGCCAGCTTGTCCGACCACTTCTTGAGCCGGTACCGGTCCTCCCGCGGCAGCCCCAACATCTCGCCAATGACGATGACGGGCAGCGGGTTGGCCAGCTCGGAGATGACCTCCATCCGCTCCTTGCCCCTCGCCGCGTCCAGCAACTCCTCCACCAGCGCCTGGATGCGAGGACGCAGCGCCTCCACCATGCGCGGCGTGAAGGCCTTGTTGATGAGCGAGCGCAGGCGCGTATGCGAGGGCGCATCATGGAAGAGCAGCCACGAGGCCATGTTGCGGCCCATCGGCTCCAGCTTCCGGAGGACCTCCTCGGGCATCCCCTGGGAGAACATGCCCGTCCGGACCGATGACAGGCGCATGTCGCGGAAGCCCGCGTTCACATCCGCGTGGCGCGTCACCACCCAGGCCTCCCACGGCTCGCTGAAGTGCACGGGCGCCTCACGCAGCAGCCGGGCATAGAAGGGATAGGGGTTCTGTCTCCGCTCGGGGCTCAGCAGCCCGTAGGGGTCGGCAACTTCCATCGGCATGCCCATCATGGTTCCTCGTGCGGGTATTCACCGGCGCCTCTGGATGAAGCGGCGGACCCCGCTGATTCTCTCCCCAAAAACCCTCTTCCAGGGCCGCGACGTGCCTTGCGACAGCAGACCCGCGCTGGAGCGCCCTCGACACAGGTGGATGTTGCTTCATTCGCCATGATGGGGGACGATGCGCTCATCACCGGGGTATCGACATGGATAGCGCTAAGTCCGCAGACCATTGAGCCGCAACAACAACGGAAGTCGTTGTTGCGGCCATCTGCTTTAGACATCCACGAGTAACGTCCTGGAGAGGCAGATCGCCGCCAAATGTCCCTCATTTGCGCGGGTATATCGTCATGCCTCAAAAAAACCGTCCAGTCTGGACTCATTCGCTTTCTGTTGCACTGCTGTTGATGGCCCCATTCGACCTGCTGGCGTCGATGGCCATGGACCTCTATCTGCCGGTGGTGCCGGAAATGCCGGCCATTCTCGCCACCTCGCCCGAGGTCGTTCAGTTGACGCTGAGCCTCTACATGGTCGTCCTGGGCGCGGGGCAACTCGTGTTCGGGCCGATCTCCGACAGGATGGGGCGCCGCCCCGTCCTCTTCGGCGGTGCGGTCCTGTTTGGCATTGCCTCCTTCCTGCTTGCTGGCACCACGTCCGCGGCGGCCTTCGTGAGCCTTCGTATCCTCCAAGCCCTGGGGGCGGCAGCGGCACTCGTTGCCACCTTCGCGACGGTGCGCGATGTCTATGCGGATCGCCCGGAAGGAGCGGTCATCTACAGCCTGTTCGGTTCGATGCTGGCGTTCGTGCCGGCACTGGGACCGGTCCTCGGCGCCCTGATTTCCGATCATCTCAGCTGGCGTGCCAACTTCATCCTGCTGGGTGTCCTCGTTGGTATCGCCGCGCTGAATGCGTTGCCGAAGTGGAACGAAACGAGGCCCCTGAACGGAATCAGGCCGCATGTGGCGTTCGGGCCGATTCTCACCGACCTTCCTTTCTGGAGCTACACGCTCGGGTTCAGCGCGGCGATGGGCGCGTTCTTCGTCTTCTTCTCGACGGCACCCCGTGTCCTCATCGATCGAGTCGGCTTTTCGCAGCTCGGCTTCAGCCTTGTGTTCGCCACGGTGGCGCTCGTCATGATCGCGACGACACGGTTTGCCAGGCTGTTCGTGGCGCGGTGGGGGAGTGCCGGGAGCCTCGTTCGTGGGATGGGACTGTTGCTCCTGGGGGCGGCACTCCTGGCGACTGGGGAGCTGACCGCCGCTCCGTCCTTCTGGGTCTTCATCCCACCGATGTGGCTCATCGCGATTGGCATCGTCTTCACCTGTTCGGTGACGGCGAATGGCGCACTCCAGGACTTTGGCCATGTCGCCGGCACGGCGACCGCCCTCTATTACTGCATCGAAAGCCTCATCGTCGGTGCGGTGGGGACGGCACTGGTGGTTCTCTTGCCTGGCGACACGGCATGGCCGCTGGTTGCCTATTGCACGCTCATGGCGCTCGCCACGCTGGGTTTCAGGAGGTGGGTGGATTCTAGAAGGCAGGGGGAACCTCCCATCCTGCATCAGAAGGCCCAGCCCACGGCCAGCGACGTGCGCTCTCATTAGGCAACCGCGAGGGGGAGGGAGCGGGGCGGCACGCGGCCTCGCTCCCTTCGGGCCGCGGGCCGCGCTCGAGGTGCTCGGGTCGGGTAGGCAGGCTGCACACGCCTGCCCAGGCCGCCCTCCCAGGCGCCGTGTTTTCCGTTGCTCGCCGGCGTCCAGATGGTTAGGCTCCTAATCAGATGGCTCTCGAACTGAAACAGCTCCCGGAGCACGAGGCCCTCCAGAAGGATGCGGAGCGCTACCCGGGGTCGGATGTGTCGGCCGTGGAGACGTGCCTCGCCCTGCTGCGGGTCTCGGGAGACGTGGAGGCGGCCTACGGGACGCACTTCGCGCGGCATGGCCTGTCGCAGGCGCGCTTCATCGTCCTCATGACGTTGCAGCGGGAGGAGGAGCTGCGCCCGGCGGAGCTGGCCGAGCGCACGGGGGTGACGCGCGCGACGGTAACGGGCCTGCTGGACGGGCTGGAGAAGGAGGGCCTCATCCTGCGGAGGGCGCACGCGGAGGATGGGCGCATGTCGTTGGTGCGGCTGTCGGCCAAGGGGCGCCAGCGGCTGGAGGGAATCCTCCTGGACCACTATCGCCGCACGGCCGCGCTGATGGCGGGCCTGTCCACCGAGGAGCGCCAGCACCTCACCCGACTGCTCGCGAAGGTCGCCGCCGGAATTCCCCACGTCCGGGACCCCTGAGTCTCTTTTTTTTGACCAGATGATTAGGAGGCTAACCACATGGAAGTGACCACCACGAGCATCGAGCCCGGCAGTGGGCTGTGCACCCTCATCAACGTTTTCGCCGTGGAGCCCGAACGGCAGGCGGAGCTGGTGAAGCTGCTGGAGAACGCGACGGAGCAGGTGATGCGGCACCTGCCGGGCTTCGTCTCGGCGAACATCCACCGGGGCCTGGATGGCACTCGTGTGGCCAACTACGCGCAGTGGGCGAGCCGTGAGCACTTCGAGGCCATGCTGCGCAACCCGGAGGCGCAGCATCACATGCGGGCCGCGGCGGCACTGGTCCAGAAGTTCGAGCCGCACCTCTATGAGGTGGTCTCCGTGCACGCAAGGAGTGTTCCGTGAGGGAGCGGCGCTATTGGGTGGCGGTGGCCTCGTGCGACCACGTGCGCACGGGCGTGGAGGGGGGCTTCGCGCAGGCCTGCCACGGGAAGGCCGCGCCGCTGCGCCGCGTGGCTCCGGGGGATTGGGTCATCTACTACTCGCCGCGGAGGCACTTCGAGGGTGAGGAGCCCTGCCAGGCCTTCACGGCCATCGGCCGCGTGGAAGAGGCACCGGTGGAGCAGGTGGAGATGGGTGGAGGCTTCAAACCCTTCCGTCGGGCGGTGGCCTTCCTCCCGTGCCGCGAGGTGCCCATCCGCCCGTTGCTCGGGCGGTTGAGCTTCATCGAGGACGTGCGGCGCTGGGGTTACATCTTCCGCCGTGGCCACTTCGAACTGCCCGAGCAGGACTTCCGGCTGCTGTCCCGGGAGATGCTGGGCGAGGAGCAGCTCCACCTGTCCGTCCAGGTAGACCTTTGACACCTTCCCGGCAAGGTGGAGGACGTGGCCGAGCACATCGGCCACGTGGGCCTCGGCTCCGACTTCGACGGCGTGGGTCCCCCGCGGCCCACCGCGTTTCAACCGCCGTGACGGGACGGGCAGGCGACGCCTGCCCAGGCGTGCTCCCCTCGGGGATGCGGCAGCGAGCGTGGTCCGATGCGCTCCCCACCTTGCTCGCCTTCGCCAGCAGTGAGGCGGGGTTGTCTCCCATCTCCGCTGGAAGTCTCCGCACCGCACGCCTCTCATGCTTCGAGGGGCGGCGTGAGCGTGGACGTGCGCACCCATCCCCAACCGGCGGCATACCCTGCCCCGAGGTCCCGTATTCCGTGCCACGTCTCGCTCCTCCCACCCGCCGGTCATCGTCATGTTGAAATTGATACGTACGAAGCGTCCGGGCCCGTCTAGAGACGGCGCGAGGCGATGGACGAGGTGCACTCACCGCGCAGCCCCCTTGGGGCACACGTCGGCCCTGGCCGTCCCGCCAGCAGGGGCGCCTCAGGGGAGCAGGGGGGCTTGGTAAAATTGCTCAGGCCTCCGGGCCACGAACCAGGAGGTGCACGTGGAGAAGGAATGGGAGCGGTTCCGGCGGGAGGTGGTACAGCCGCCGACGGTACACGCGCCCTCGCTAGTGGCGACTACCTTCGCGGTAATGTCTCCGTGGGGCTGGCAACCTCCCCGCGTTTGTAGCGCGGCCGGGTCAGGGGTACTTCGTCGAGAAGTCGCTGGATGGCCAGAAGAAGCCCCACTCGGTCTCGATGACCACCGGACCGCGTGCTTGCGCTCCGTGGACCTGGACTCGCTGGTCCCTGGGCGTCTCCTTGATCCGCGCGCTTCCCCCGGGCCAGGGGGGCGTCGCGAGAGAGACCACGATGTCCGGGGTGGGCGCTGTCCGGTTCCGTTCCAGGCGCAGATCCGCGTACTCATGGGTCGAGTCGGAACTCTTCTCGATGCGGATCGTCATGTACATCGTCACCGGCCGTCTCGCGGCCACGATGCGCCGCAGCCGCCTGTAGTACCGCGGTGCGCGTATGAGCTGGAGCACCCCGAACACGATGGCCATGAGTCCCCAGAGCGGAAGGTGTCCGGGAAACGCCATGGCCTCGAGTCGCTCTCCCATGTCGATCTGCTTCAGGAAGCTCTGCCCACCCACCAGGATGAAGGCCATCCCGGTGAAGATCCACCCGAAGCCCCAGCGGGAGGCGGAGACGATCTGTTGGTGGATCCAATGCTCGAACTCGGCCTGTCGGGCCTCGATGGATAGCGGCACGGACGGAGTACTCATGGAGTCCCGATGCCATAGCCGCTCGGAGCGCTGGAGGAAAGCCCCGCTTTCCCAGAGGCGTCTACATGAGCAAGCGGAAGAAGCTGACGCCGCGCGCTCACGAAAGCCCGCGACGCCAGCTCGGTTCACTCGGTTCAGGGACTCTTCGGATGAGCCGGAAGGGCGCTCACTCCTCGTCGTGGTCGTGGTCCGACACGCCCCGCTTCCAGTACCCCGTGACGCTCATCCACGCCTTGTTCATGCCCCGCTCGTTGAGCAGGTGCAGGCGCAACGTGCGCATGACGGTGGACTCCCCCGCGCCCCAGGCGAAGTAGTCGCCCGGCGGAAAGGACAACTCACGAACGGCCTTCTCCAGGAGGTTCGTCGAGCCGGGTCTGGCTCCTTCCCGGTACAGCCAGGTCAGGTCCAATTGGGCCCGGGTCTGGAGCGGCACCCGCGCGGAGGCGTCGGGGACCTCGACGAAGGCGATGACACGGGCCCCCGCGGGCAACTCCTCGAGCCGGCGGGCAAGGGCGGGAAGCGCGGTCTCGTCTCCGACGAAGAGGTACCAGTCGAAGTCATAGGTGACCACCATCGAGCCACGTGGGCCGGCGATACCCAGCATGTCACCCGGCTTCGCCTGGGCCGCCCACGTGGAGCCGGGCCCCGCGCCGTGGATGACGAAGTCGATGTCCAGTTCCCCCGCGACCGGATCATGGCGCCGGGGCGTGTAATCGCGCAGCGCCGGCCGCGGCTTGTCCGGCGGAAACTCCAGGCCCCGAGGCCCCATTCCAGTCGGAACGACGGGCATCCGCTCACCCTCGGCCGGGAAGAATACCCGGACATGGTCGTCCGCGCCCTCGCTCCGGAAGCCCTCCAGGTCTTTTCCTCCGAGTGTCACCCGCACCATGTTCGGAGTGATGCGGGTTGTCCGGAGCACTTCGAGGATACGGACCTTGATGGGGAAAGGTCCCTTTCTCACGACTCGTTCACGTGTATTCATCGGGGCCGAATCTAACCGAGAGGCACCGCCGGGGGCAGGCAGTCGGTCATCCGCCGGAATGGCGACGCCGAGTCCTGCTGCGAGCGCCTCTTCATTCTTCTTCTTCCGCTGCGCCTGTCCTGGCCCGGAGCGGGCTCTTGCCTTTCAACCGGATGCCCCGCCCCGTCCACCCGTAGCGCCGAGCGTGAGCGCGCTGCTCGAGTGATTCCTCCATGGCACGCCGACACCGGCGGTGGCCCGACACCGGGGCGGGCCGACATCGTAGAGTTCCAACGCACTGGCCCCGGAGCCAGCGGATGGAGCAACGCGATGACGGAAATGAGAGTCGCTCAGGTGGTCGCCCAGCTTCGGGCATTGGGCGTACGCCCGGGTGGTGTGCTGCTCGTCCACACGTCGTTCAGGGCGGTGCGGCCCATCGAAGGAGGCCCGCTGGGGCTGATTGACGCACTGAGGTCCGCGCTCGGGGAGGAGGGCACGCTGGTCATGCCGACGATGACCGACGGCGAGACGGTCTTCGACCCCGCGTCGACGCCAACCTGCGACATGGGCATCACCGCCGAGCTGTTCTGGAGACAGCCGGGTGTACGGCGCAGCACGCATCCGGGTGGCTCGTTCGCGGCCGTGGGTCCGATGGCCGAGCGCATCTGCGCACCCCAGCCCCTGTCGCCCCCGCACGGCCCGGACAGCCCGGTGGGCCGCGTACATGACCTCGCCGGACAGGTGTTGCTCCTCGGCGTGGGTCACAGCGAGAACACGACGTTGCACCTGGCGGAGGCCCTCGCGGGCGTGCCCTACTCCGTCGAGCATCCCTGCGTCGTCGAGGTGGACGGTGCCGTACGAACCGTGATGATCCCCGAGACCGACCATTGCTGCCGGGGCTTCAACCTGCTCGACGAGCCGCTGCGCGCGCGCGCGTTGCAGCACGAGGGCCTCGTGGGCCACGCCCGGGCGCGGCTGTGCGATTCACGGGACATCGTCGCCACGGCGGTCGGGCTGCTCGCGTCGGATCCTCTCGTGTTCCTGTGTTCACCGGAGGAGCACTGCGAGGAGTGCGACCAGGCGCGCGCCAGCGTCGGCCCGCCAGGTCGAGCATCCGCTCGCTAACGGAGGCCGTGAGGCGGGACTCCATCTCGTCATATTGGCGGATGACGGCGGCGCACTCGGCCCACCACGTCCGCATCTGCGGCTTCTGGGTTGTCATGTCCGGACGATGGGCGAGAGAGTGAACCGTGCTGCTGGCGCCGTCAGGCTCCCAGGTGCTCGTGGAAGAACGCCGTGGTGGCACGCCATGATTTCCGCGCGGCGTCCTTGTCGTAGCTCTCCCGGTCCTCGCAGAAGAAACCGTGGGTGGCCCCGGAGAACACCGACAGGGTGTATTGCTTGCCCGCCCTGCTCAATGCCTCGGCGATGCGCCCATGCTCTTCCGGCCGGATGAAGGGGTCCTCCGCGCCGTACCACAGTTGAATCGGCGCCCGCATGTCCCCCACGCGATCGAGCAGGGTCTTGCGGCCGAAGGCGTCCTCGACCGGGCCGATGCCGCCGCCATAGAACGCGGCGGCCGCCTTGAACCGCGACGCCAGCGCGGCGTTCGCGAGGAACGCATAACGCCCCCCCATGCAGAATCCGATCACCGCGACCGAGGTCCAGTCGGCTTCCTCCCGGGCCGCCAGGAAATCGAGCGCCCTCTCCGTCCGCGCCAGGACGGTGTCATCGTCCATCCGCTTCAGGTGAGCGATGGCGTTGGGCAGATCGTCGTACGCGTAGACGGCTCCGTCATAGAGGTCCGGCGTCACCGCGGCGAAGCCCGCATCGGCGAAGCGCTCGGTCAGCCGCTTGAAATGATCGTTGAGGCCATAGGCCTCGATGTAGATCACGACGGACGGGAACTGTCCTGCCCCCTCGGGGCGTGCGTAATAACCCCGCAGTCCATCGCCCAGCTCGACCCACTCGCCACGTACGCTCATCGTCTTGCTTCCTCTTCCGGTTGATGGCTCCCATGGCAGCGCCCGCGGACCATGGCCGGTGCCAGAGGGTAGAACAAGAATGCCCGTCGCGAGGAAGGCCTCACGAGCAGGGGAGGTGCCGGACGTACGGAACACTTCATTCTCAGTCCTCGTCCATTATCCAAGGTGGCCCAGGTGAGGGGGTTGCAGGACCAGCCGCCCGAGTGGGAGTGGTCGCATCGGCGTTGCTGAAGAAGCGGCCCTCGGGCCCGAAGAGGTCACAGAAGCGCGCCACGAGCTCCCGGGCCCGCTCTGGCTCCAGGGACTCCGAGTCATAGGCGAGAGCCAGGTGCGGCACCCGGCCCAGCAGGGCCTCCGCTTCCACGCGCGAGAGGGGCCTCCACGAGTCGCCCAGGGGGCGGAACTCCTGTTCCTTCGCGCGCTCGTCCAGCGCCTTCAGGTCCGTCTCGTCCTCGCCCTGGGCCGCGAGGGAGAAGCGCACTTCACCGGAGGAACGCTCCGACGTCAGTGCCTCGCTCAACGGCTGGATACGGGACTCGAGCTCTTGGGGCGGGGCCATGCGCCAGGAGCATACCGGGAGCGCTCGCGACTGTTGGCGCGCGGTCGAAGGGCACGGGCTGGGACGGCTGGCCTGGAGGGGGAGGTGACGGGCGGGTAGTCTTGGCGGGATGCGTGGGCCCTTCCTCGTCGCGGTGTTGCTCCTCCTCGCGCCAACGGTGACCCGGGCCGACGGGGAGAGCGGCGCGCCTTCCCGGTACACGCAGGTCGACGAGGGGTATGTCCGCATCGTGGACGTCTCGGGCCGGATGTCCCTGAGTCGGAACCACTCGCGCGGCCCGTTCAAGCCCATCTACGAGCAGGCCATCAAGGTGGACAACCACCTGGACCTGGAGCTGTTCGATGTGAGCCTCGAGTTGGGCTACCTCACGTTGGACTCGACGACACACGTGGTGAGGCGCGAGCACTACATGCAGATCTTCAATGCGCGCGGGCCGACCACGGTGCACTTCATCTACGCGCCTCCCTTGCCGGCACTCGAAGAGAGGCCCACCGCTGCCCTGGTGCGCTACCGGGTGGCGGCGAGCCCGGCGCGGACGCAGGGCCTCACCCGGACCCTGTTGATGCTGTCCAACTCCAAGGGACGGGTGGACCTGGCCGTGGCGGCGGAAATCCTCCCCGAGCTGGGGC contains:
- a CDS encoding AAC(3) family N-acetyltransferase encodes the protein MTEMRVAQVVAQLRALGVRPGGVLLVHTSFRAVRPIEGGPLGLIDALRSALGEEGTLVMPTMTDGETVFDPASTPTCDMGITAELFWRQPGVRRSTHPGGSFAAVGPMAERICAPQPLSPPHGPDSPVGRVHDLAGQVLLLGVGHSENTTLHLAEALAGVPYSVEHPCVVEVDGAVRTVMIPETDHCCRGFNLLDEPLRARALQHEGLVGHARARLCDSRDIVATAVGLLASDPLVFLCSPEEHCEECDQARASVGPPGRASAR
- the cml gene encoding CmlA/FloR family chloramphenicol efflux MFS transporter → MPQKNRPVWTHSLSVALLLMAPFDLLASMAMDLYLPVVPEMPAILATSPEVVQLTLSLYMVVLGAGQLVFGPISDRMGRRPVLFGGAVLFGIASFLLAGTTSAAAFVSLRILQALGAAAALVATFATVRDVYADRPEGAVIYSLFGSMLAFVPALGPVLGALISDHLSWRANFILLGVLVGIAALNALPKWNETRPLNGIRPHVAFGPILTDLPFWSYTLGFSAAMGAFFVFFSTAPRVLIDRVGFSQLGFSLVFATVALVMIATTRFARLFVARWGSAGSLVRGMGLLLLGAALLATGELTAAPSFWVFIPPMWLIAIGIVFTCSVTANGALQDFGHVAGTATALYYCIESLIVGAVGTALVVLLPGDTAWPLVAYCTLMALATLGFRRWVDSRRQGEPPILHQKAQPTASDVRSH
- a CDS encoding MarR family winged helix-turn-helix transcriptional regulator; the encoded protein is MALELKQLPEHEALQKDAERYPGSDVSAVETCLALLRVSGDVEAAYGTHFARHGLSQARFIVLMTLQREEELRPAELAERTGVTRATVTGLLDGLEKEGLILRRAHAEDGRMSLVRLSAKGRQRLEGILLDHYRRTAALMAGLSTEERQHLTRLLAKVAAGIPHVRDP
- a CDS encoding dienelactone hydrolase family protein codes for the protein MSVRGEWVELGDGLRGYYARPEGAGQFPSVVIYIEAYGLNDHFKRLTERFADAGFAAVTPDLYDGAVYAYDDLPNAIAHLKRMDDDTVLARTERALDFLAAREEADWTSVAVIGFCMGGRYAFLANAALASRFKAAAAFYGGGIGPVEDAFGRKTLLDRVGDMRAPIQLWYGAEDPFIRPEEHGRIAEALSRAGKQYTLSVFSGATHGFFCEDRESYDKDAARKSWRATTAFFHEHLGA
- a CDS encoding antibiotic biosynthesis monooxygenase family protein, which codes for MEVTTTSIEPGSGLCTLINVFAVEPERQAELVKLLENATEQVMRHLPGFVSANIHRGLDGTRVANYAQWASREHFEAMLRNPEAQHHMRAAAALVQKFEPHLYEVVSVHARSVP
- a CDS encoding siderophore-interacting protein; this encodes MRKGPFPIKVRILEVLRTTRITPNMVRVTLGGKDLEGFRSEGADDHVRVFFPAEGERMPVVPTGMGPRGLEFPPDKPRPALRDYTPRRHDPVAGELDIDFVIHGAGPGSTWAAQAKPGDMLGIAGPRGSMVVTYDFDWYLFVGDETALPALARRLEELPAGARVIAFVEVPDASARVPLQTRAQLDLTWLYREGARPGSTNLLEKAVRELSFPPGDYFAWGAGESTVMRTLRLHLLNERGMNKAWMSVTGYWKRGVSDHDHDEE
- a CDS encoding cytochrome P450, with protein sequence MPMEVADPYGLLSPERRQNPYPFYARLLREAPVHFSEPWEAWVVTRHADVNAGFRDMRLSSVRTGMFSQGMPEEVLRKLEPMGRNMASWLLFHDAPSHTRLRSLINKAFTPRMVEALRPRIQALVEELLDAARGKERMEVISELANPLPVIVIGEMLGLPREDRYRLKKWSDKLASLIGTGRPTLAEVEGALGAILEFEDYFRPLLARRRTQPGNDLLSALVQAEEQGNLMSEQEVLSTCTLVLFAGHETTTNLIGNGLLALLRHPDQWELLRGAPELLPDAVEELLRYDSPVQFTNRVAAVDLEFGGHTFRKGDRVILMIAAANRDPAHFPEPDRLDVRREQLRHQGFGMGPHYCVGAALARVEAQETFAALLRRFPRMQVAPGVLPEFVDNVGFRGLQSLPVVLEPAA
- a CDS encoding EVE domain-containing protein; its protein translation is MRERRYWVAVASCDHVRTGVEGGFAQACHGKAAPLRRVAPGDWVIYYSPRRHFEGEEPCQAFTAIGRVEEAPVEQVEMGGGFKPFRRAVAFLPCREVPIRPLLGRLSFIEDVRRWGYIFRRGHFELPEQDFRLLSREMLGEEQLHLSVQVDL